Genomic DNA from Dysidea avara chromosome 10, odDysAvar1.4, whole genome shotgun sequence:
TAACTGAAGAAGCATGATTTGCTACCAGGTCAAGATCTCTGTGTGGATTTTTTTAGAAACCTCATGATCATTGTCTTCAGTCACAACATGCTTGCTTGTTCTTAATTGAGTACATAAATGTGGTTCATATTACTcactctctaataaaacagtcaatttttttttgtaataaagCATTTGTATATTAAAAGCCGGAAAAGTGTTATAAACTTAATATTTTGAGCATGATGTCATGATGAGGACACTGAAAAGCACATGCATTATGGGTAAGTTATTTGGGACTGCCTGAAagaattttgagcaaaatattTGAAGATATGTATTGACATTGGTCTACATAAAAGCTTTAAAACTGGTTGTATTTCGGAGGTTCTGGATACAAGATACAGCACTGATCAACTAATGGTATTGCCCTTTTGACAGCATGGTTAAATTGTTAGCTATCTATATATGTGTAAAGAAAGCTACATCCCTTGTGCAACGAGTACATACAACTTAGAATTTCATTATAGACATACTGTTAACTATACTGATAGTACTATTGCAGTAAATAGTACTAGTGAGCTATCCTCCagtctatataatattatgctagtGCTGTTTTTTCccaacaaaatttaatggtcCGGTGGCCTAATAAAGAATTTCTGAACTATGTACATTCCTGCATTGCCTCTTATGGGAAGAAAGAGGCCCAGCCGGTGTTCACACACAGTACAGTAGCGCATGATTAGCATTTTCAAGTTCTATAGATACAAATTTTAGTGAATTACACTTTGCGTACGCATTTGTGAAAGTTGAAAACCTGTCATCAACATTTATGAGGTCGCCCATGAACCAGGAATGACTTTTGCCCAGAAAATTTTATAAACAAAAAAGTGATAACTAAAAACATTATAATCCAACACAACAGTGCGTGCTTTACTTAAATGCATGCTTCATGTTAAAAGTTGATCTAGTACATGAATGTGTTAGCTATGTTACAAAAAGATGTGCAATGATAATAAACATGACGAAAAAACAATTTTTACAAATGGACGTGATCCGGTGATATAAAAAATTTGCAATTTACTATTATACTaactacatacaaaaaaaaactggtcCTGGACCAGGAATAGTTTTAAAACAGCTGCCTTCTGTGCATGATAATgcatatttacaaaaaagtaatgTGAAATGATTTACTTAGAGTACATGCATGTCATATGTCTTCACATTCAGAGCCGCTGCTTGTAGCTTCCCGTGAACTCTTACTGTGAAGATCCTTTAACTGTTGGTACACAGTAGAAAATGAGGGTCTACTTTTGGCATGAGATTTAAAGCAAAGTTTCATTACTTCAAACACTTCACTGGGACATTCTCTAGGCTGGATCATTGTTTCACCTTTCTGTACAGCATCTTTCACTTGTGCGTTATCCATGTTAGGATAGGGAGTACTACCCTGAGAGAAAATCTCAGAAAGAAGAACAGCAAATGCCCACACATCAGATTTGATGCtaaattttcttttctgcaaaaGCTCAGGGGAAAGCCATTTAATTGGAAGGCTCACGGTAACTCCACGTGGTGGGGTATAGCTGGATTCTCCAGGCTTGAGACACCTTGCTTTACTGAAAGCACCAATCTTGCACATAAAATGGCTATCAATTAATACACTGCGAGCTTTCAGGTCACAATGTATGATACCACAGCGTCCAAGCTGAACCATGCCATTGGCCACATTAGCTGCCATTGCCAGTAACTGTGATGTACTGAAAGTGTTGGTCTTGGATCTCAGACAGCTCAGCAAATCACCATTTTCTGCATACTCAAAAATCAGAGATGGGGAGTTATTCATGAAAGAATCAATCAGACGTATGACGTTGGGGTGGGAGATGTGCATTAAAGCATTAACCTCTTGAGTAAATACTTCTTTGGAGGTTACTTTTTTGATGGCCACTTTTGATCCACTCCTCTTGTTTACTGCCAACCAAATTTCACCGTTTTTTCCACTTGCAAGTTTTTGTTCTTCTATGTAGTCATCCTAGAAAAGTAAATACCAAACTTTCAAAATATGTCATCATAGAAAATccctgatttataaattactGCATGGTTACCAATGCTGTtgcattatatgtgaccatcaCATCAAAAGCTTCCACTAGGGTATACCAACCAGTAAACTATATAAACCCCTGGCCTCAGTTTTTGCTTAGTTCGGCACAGTGGCATGGGGAATATTGAATCCATACAGGTGTGTTAAGTACTTAAAACCTCCATATATAAGTATTAATACCACAAGGGTATGTTCCCAGAAGAAAGAATTTTTATAGTACATGACATAATGATCAAATTCACGCTGTGTATCAGCTAACAGTATAGTTATTAGTCACAACATAACAATCACCTGCTTGAATCTGTTCTGCATGACTGGCTTAACATATTGGTATTCATTTGGCCTGTCCTAAAATATATGATATATGATAGCATAACATGTGTATTCCCCTGATATCAGCCAAACTTACAGTAGCTTCCAAAGTCATGTAGCCTTGAGGAAAAGCCTACATGTATAAAAAGTATATGTATAAAGAAGATATATGAAGTATTTGATTCATTGTTCCATTGCACTTGACAGGTTACAAAAGTCCCAGGGATTTTTTTGTACCTATCAAGTGCACATCACTCACATGCATACACTGATACatcatgtatacatatactatcACTTGTGAAAATGAACACAATAATACACAAACACTCACAGTGTTATGTGCAGTAGCATAGATGTATTCCTCATTCTTGACCATGATGGAACTTTGTTCAGTTTTCTATTGTGTTCAGAAGAATTAGGTTACACACAATGCATAATGGACATAAAAATTTATTGATAACGATACACACATACTTTAGTTGTTGGTCCTGCAACTGCAACATAGTGTTGATCAGTTTCAATGTAGTCATTACTCACAGCAGAAATATATATGCCATTGTCGTCTTCTGATGGGCTGGTCACAGGTATAGGCTGTAGCGAGGGCATTTTCATCTGTTGAAAAATTCAATACAGACATTTATATCTGTTTTGAATTTATGAACACACATCTTTACTGCCACATTTTTATGCCTTTTAGGGTGCTTCATTACCAGTAAGCATGCAGCCTCAAATCAAATCTTGTTATATTTAACAGAGTGACTTATGTACTTAGAATACGTACTGTAAGCTACTACAGTGTATGATTCAAAATTATGATCAAAAGTAAGTatgtttgcatacaaaaatatgTCACCTCTGTTCGCATGTAGTCAGCTTCTTTTAGAGTGTAAACAAGACCATTCAATGTATTCTGAATACCTTCAACAGCAAACTGTAAGGATTTGTTTAAAACTGCCTCCTTTATCTGCTTTATGTCATTTTCCACATGAGCAATGCGAGAGGTCAACCTTTGTATTTTATCATTCATATCTGACATGAGAAAGGAAATACTCTGCAGAGGATTGTCATCTTGAACTGTCAGGACATACTTAGTGTTATCAACCTCCTGTCAAAATAAAAAGACCCATGATTAGACATGACTATGGCTATACCATTTACCTACTATCTCATTGTAAAACCCACGTGATAATGCTACATCCTCTGTGCAAATCTCATGTAACTCAAATTTAAGGCCACAACTGCTATAGAATCACCACCTTCTTTTTTGCAATTATACTGTAATGTATATTATAGCCTGTTGGTTATTGTACTTATGTTATTTTTGAAGAAAACGTCTATTGCAAGTGGAACAAAGTTTAAATTTGAATTGCTGTAAAATGTAGCGATAATTCATGACAGTTCAGTGTTTTACTATATGAAGTAATGTCTAGACTTCTATTGATATCATTGATGTAGTCAATTATCAAACAATTGCCCTCATCCTGCTTAATACTTACCACTTCCTGGTTTTTATTTACGCATTGTCTTTTCACACAAAAATAGTTTTGTGTGCATAAATATAATAGCTGTATAGTATTTGTGATGAATGCTataaatgaaacaaaataaataTACTGTCATAATTTCATTGAGTTATAGCTAGCACAATTGTATTATACGCAAATAGCATAACCATATTCTTAAATGATGAGTTTGTTTTTGCAGGtagatagctatagctagctctTTCTCACCATCAAGAATGCATGCCAGTCATAGCTATActgtctacatatatatatatagtctagtctaaatatttcgagAGGGAAAATTTTCGCCTTTTCAGGTTTTTTGAGTTAACAATGATCCTTGAGAAATTTACACCTCCAAATATGAGATATATCGTCTGCAGTTCGCGAAGAGTGAATTTTTACATTGCTTAACCTCGAAAATTTTGCCCCTccaaatatttaggctatagctatatagacgGCACtcattagctatagctattgtaagctggccactccaaataagactgtagtttcccgtcctgagGTTTTCGTTTTTCGGTGCGGGCgggaggcttattatcattatttattattaaagattcgactgctctattagagtatctcgatcttgagagGATTTCAAGGTCATGAAAATGGCTTTTTTGCAAGCTAGCAACCATTAGAACCGTTCATTTTaggtttcattgtgctttttagcaaCGCAAAATAAAAGACTCCatgagaagtttccagaaagcagcacaggaagtggtttaggaaaaataatgacaataatgaccaTTTAGTGCGGGTGCTCAGACATGATGCGGgcggaggacgggaaactacactctcatttggagtggcctaagcttAAGCCGCAGCAGCTCAGTACCTTTTGGATATTCTGTGGCCTTGGAGGAAGAGGGGGCGGACCTTTCTTACGAGTAGCACGGGGGAGTGGCTCAGGTCGATTTAAGTCCCTGGACTCTTTAGGTTTCTCTTCAGATATATTCCGAGATTTACAATTGGCTCGTTCACGCAACAATTTCTTAGCCAAGCAACCGTGACCAAGATGTTCTGTTTCTTCTTCCAACGCCTCAACGAGCAGGTCAAACGCATTTTCTCCTTTTCCCTGGATGATCCTTACGAGTTTTCCGTTTTTCTCAGCGTCCGAATCTTTGTCGCTTGATAGTCTTTGATGTTCTGCCTGGGTCACGAGATGCTTTGTACACAGAATCGGCAGCAGAGTGTCCAGTTGAATAGTTAATTTTAAATCTGTTTCCATTCTTTGTAGAATTTCCCTCAATTCCGCATCTAGTGCCATGTGTGATCAACGGCGCACGTTAGTATAGCGGCTAGTCTAGCTGGTTCCTAAATCAAGCTGAACTCCTGACAGTAACCTGGCGGTAGCTAGTTACAAGTTAGCTACGTTTCTCAGTGGAGATAGTAAAAAGTCTCATATTCCGGTCTTTATAATAGCCGGTTAAGCGGATGCAATTAGTTTGTCTTCATTcgtaaaaaaatcacctttttGCTTGTCATTACATCATTGTGTCAGAAAAATATAGTTTACTAGGCTATAGGGATGTCCCATGCTTATCTATTTATTCACTACCTTAGGATGACATCACTCACTTTACTAAATCAATCAGTAAACTGAACTACTAAGTGAAGAAATACTATGGGAtgccgtttgtaccaaaattgtacaaaaatgccttatttataaactacactgttaaaatgaagagtaaccacaactctcaaggagttcccagtgtagggaggatttaacacccctggagagtaaccattactccaaaggagtaactggggagtaacacatgctctgaaggtggcgtcacttactcttcagagtaatggttattctcttcagagtgttggttactctccatggggtgttaaatcctccctacactgggaactctcagagtggtggttactctttatttttaacagtgtataaccatgcatactttataaatcaatgcactactttataaatcaatgcactactttataaatcatgaacatatactttataaatcatatgcatgatttataaaccatatatctgatttataaatcattgacatactttataaactataacattgatttatataattatacatgtgatttgtaaactataacacttatttgtaaagtataaacactgatttataaattataatattaatttatatatcaatgtactactttataagtcatgtgtatagtttataaatcatgtgtatagtttataaatcatacacatgatttataaatcaataacatactttatgaaccaaacatgcataatttataaatcatcattatgatttataaattgcacatgtcagattaataaatcatagtatattttacaaaccatcatcacgagtgacttagtttggttattgttgtattttataaatcattgtcgtgctttataaatttaacacatactttacaaatcacatgtacaatttacttttgtaaactaatactatgatatataaatcaatagtgtaatttagtagccatatgttgttatttagtatcgatagttagaattcatatcaatattgcttagatgtgcatcaaatggaaagcatttgtggcatgtgatccagcacaggattcagcaaacttagtacaagctttggcagctgttgtgaacacttgcactaatgagagcaacccagcaaagtggagtatcaccattaccaatgcccctgTCATCGTCATGGGTAACTCCCCTGCCAGTAATTCCACTAATTATGCCACTCTTGCTGGCTACTCTTACACGGTGTAGGATTTGGGTTCAAGCCAGTCAGTGACAACAGTGGCATAATTGGTGACAACAGTGGCATAATTGgtgacaacagtggcatagTTGGTGGGACCACTGGCAGGGacattggtaatggtgatatactccactttgccgggttgctctcattagtgcaagtgctcacaacagctgccaaagcttgtactaagtttgctgaatcctgtgctggatcacatgccacaaatgctttccatttgatgcacatctaagcaatattgatatgaattctaactatcgatactaaacaacaacatacacctgtatggctactaaattacactattgatttatatatcatagtattagtttacaaaagtaaattgtacatgtgatttgtaaagtatgtgttaaatttataaagcacgacaatgatttataaaatacaacaataaccaaactaagtcactcgtgatgatggtttgtaaaatatacttatgatttattaatctgacatgtgcaatttataaatcataatgatgatttataaattatgcatgtatggttcataaagtatgtcattgatttataaatcatgtgtatgatttataaactatacacatgatttataaactatacacatgatttataaagtagtatattgatatataaattaatattataatttataaatcagtgtttatactttacaaataagtgttatagtttacaaatcacatgtataatttatataaatcaatgttatagtttataaagtatgtcaatgatttataaatcaggtatatggtttataaatcaggtatatggtttataaatcatgcatatgatttataaagtatatgttcatgatttataaagtagtgcattgatttataaagtatggttatagtttataaataaggcatttttgtacaattttggtacaaacggcaccccatacaCAAATGTAAAGCAATTGTATTGTAtcttttactgtacagaaacctccatatgaaGTATATAATTGGTTAGTGAGTTGTGATTCAGACCCTTAGCCAGTGTTGTATATTTACATACCTGGTAGGGCTCTGCATACTCCCCTTCAATACTGGGTCTTTTAGATGTCTGTATACATTATATGCACATATCAACATACACAATGGACATTAATGACTTGTACTAACTTTTACAGAAGTTTGAAGTCGCTTGTACACTGAAGCAGTTGATATGTAAGAGTTCTCACAAGCTTCTGATTCTGGCATTGATCTAGTTATGGATAGGTTCTTACTGACAGGCTCACACTGCAAGATGGCAACTGTGATAACACATGCAGTGACAACATATATTTAATGTCTACATACCTCCATCTCCATGTCTTCCTCATTCACTCTGGATGGAATAAGCACTGCTGAAATCCCATTTTGGATGTAGTCAAGTTTGTCATAGATAGCCTGCATGGAGTATGACAGCTTGGTTTCTTTCAGTGCTTCTGAGTATTCCATATGTTTAACAGTGTCCTTTACAGCTCGCAAATCAATTTCTAGTGTGCCAAGCCTTGTATTTAACTTGTAGCAAAACCTGCATTGATAAAAGGGCAGCTGCTTCGTTGCGAGCTTCACTGTTAGTTCCTCGTGATCGGTTGCCAGAAAATTGACACAAGTAACTCTCGAGCACTTGCATTAACTCAGGCTTTAAGGGAGATTCTTCCTGTGTACGTAGATGCAGACAAATGTGGAATCATAAATTTTACTGATTACATGCTTAACTCACTTTTGGTTGGGAGCGAGGCTGTAGGTTAGCACTTATTTTCTCCTTTTCAAGTTTCTTGGCAATAGTTTCATGTCCTAGGTGGCCATCTGCTTTCTTTATAGCTGCAATAAACAGATCAAAAGCATTTGTCCCTATAGTAGTGATCATATCAAGTAGTTTGCTATTCCTTTGCTGAGATGATAAGTGACCAGCATCACTAGAAAGCTCATTAAACTCTGCTTCAGTTACTAGTTTGCACTGTGACAAGTGTGGCAACAATGTATTAGCATCTAAAGTGTTTGTAAGCTCTTCTCGATGGTCTTGCAAGATCTTCAAGTATTTCCTATCAAGTGCCATTATTAATAAGTTTACTGTCTACTGAGCTAAATACATCTGCTGAACTATAGGTAGCTCTGCCTTTtataactatagtatgttcacgttgagctgaatcctgaaaaacagctaaaaattgaaagtggattttttctcaacagagttaacatttcagccaaccagatgattattggtaacagcaaaggtgtcaacaacagacatgtatggtttggctccactacaagttcaggaaag
This window encodes:
- the LOC136268451 gene encoding tyrosine-protein kinase Blk-like, giving the protein MALDAELREILQRMETDLKLTIQLDTLLPILCTKHLVTQAEHQRLSSDKDSDAEKNGKLVRIIQGKGENAFDLLVEALEEETEHLGHGCLAKKLLRERANCKSRNISEEKPKESRDLNRPEPLPRATRKKGPPPLPPRPQNIQKEVDNTKYVLTVQDDNPLQSISFLMSDMNDKIQRLTSRIAHVENDIKQIKEAVLNKSLQFAVEGIQNTLNGLVYTLKEADYMRTEMKMPSLQPIPVTSPSEDDNGIYISAVSNDYIETDQHYVAVAGPTTKKTEQSSIMVKNEEYIYATAHNTAFPQGYMTLEATDRPNEYQYVKPVMQNRFKQDDYIEEQKLASGKNGEIWLAVNKRSGSKVAIKKVTSKEVFTQEVNALMHISHPNVIRLIDSFMNNSPSLIFEYAENGDLLSCLRSKTNTFSTSQLLAMAANVANGMVQLGRCGIIHCDLKARSVLIDSHFMCKIGAFSKARCLKPGESSYTPPRGVTVSLPIKWLSPELLQKRKFSIKSDVWAFAVLLSEIFSQGSTPYPNMDNAQVKDAVQKGETMIQPRECPSEVFEVMKLCFKSHAKSRPSFSTVYQQLKDLHSKSSREATSSGSECEDI